Proteins co-encoded in one Calderihabitans maritimus genomic window:
- a CDS encoding type I restriction-modification system subunit M yields the protein MSKNKALDLSTLESWLWDAACVIRGEIDAPKFKDYILPLIFLKRLSDVYDDEMDALAEEFGDRKVAEKLVEHDHELVRFYIPKHAHWSEIAKKTTGLGEYLTDAVKGIARENPKLAGVIDIVDFNATASGQRIIDDERLAALIQVLSRYRLGLKDVEPDILGRAYEYLLRKFAEGQGQSAGEFYTPKEVAWLMAYILDPQPGDEIYDPACGSGGLLIKCHLRFLETHGVVKNSHRELPHEIEPIRIYGQEINHATYAMAKMNVFLHDMNAEIALGDTMNRPAFLNDDGSLRRFDKVTANPMWNQKFPIKTYEKDTYGRFNFGIPPASSADWGWIQHMFASLNDSGKMAVVLDTGAVSRGSGNQGSNRERDIRKAFVEHDWVECVILLPENLFYNTTAPGIILVINKAKPAERKGKIMLINASQQFTKRRPKNSLAEEHIERIASVYLEYREEEGFSKIITNEEAARNDWNLSPSRYVSLNGKEEVLPVEEAIVQLQQAEEERRAADAELNTILKKLGLGGFVNA from the coding sequence ATGTCAAAAAATAAAGCTTTAGATCTTAGCACTCTTGAATCTTGGTTATGGGATGCTGCTTGTGTGATTCGCGGTGAAATTGATGCTCCTAAATTTAAAGATTATATTTTACCTCTTATTTTTCTTAAAAGGCTTTCAGATGTTTATGACGACGAAATGGATGCTCTTGCCGAAGAATTTGGTGACCGAAAAGTTGCAGAAAAACTAGTAGAACATGACCACGAACTGGTGCGGTTTTATATTCCTAAGCATGCTCATTGGTCTGAAATTGCTAAGAAAACTACGGGTTTGGGTGAATACCTTACCGATGCCGTTAAGGGAATAGCTCGCGAGAACCCAAAGCTTGCAGGTGTAATTGATATAGTTGATTTTAACGCAACGGCATCCGGTCAGCGTATTATTGATGATGAACGTTTGGCTGCTTTAATACAGGTTTTATCCCGCTACCGCTTGGGTTTAAAAGATGTGGAGCCGGATATTTTAGGCCGGGCTTATGAATATTTATTGCGAAAATTTGCCGAAGGGCAGGGCCAGAGTGCCGGAGAGTTTTATACCCCTAAAGAGGTTGCATGGTTAATGGCTTACATATTAGATCCGCAACCCGGGGATGAAATATACGATCCTGCCTGCGGTTCCGGCGGTCTTCTTATTAAATGCCATTTGCGTTTTTTGGAGACTCATGGAGTGGTAAAAAATAGTCATCGTGAACTTCCTCACGAAATTGAACCGATACGTATTTATGGGCAGGAAATAAACCATGCTACCTATGCAATGGCAAAAATGAACGTCTTCTTGCATGACATGAACGCTGAGATTGCTTTGGGTGATACCATGAACCGACCGGCCTTTTTGAACGACGACGGAAGTCTGCGCCGTTTTGATAAAGTGACCGCTAACCCGATGTGGAATCAGAAGTTTCCAATAAAAACTTACGAAAAGGATACTTATGGTCGCTTTAATTTTGGAATTCCGCCCGCAAGCAGTGCAGACTGGGGCTGGATTCAACATATGTTTGCTTCTTTGAATGACAGCGGGAAAATGGCCGTGGTGCTGGATACGGGCGCTGTCAGTCGCGGCAGTGGAAATCAAGGTTCAAACCGCGAACGTGATATTCGCAAGGCTTTTGTGGAGCATGATTGGGTAGAGTGTGTTATCTTGCTTCCTGAGAACCTGTTTTATAATACCACTGCACCGGGGATTATTCTGGTTATAAATAAAGCAAAACCTGCAGAACGGAAAGGTAAAATTATGCTTATCAACGCTTCCCAACAGTTTACTAAAAGACGACCGAAGAACTCCTTGGCTGAAGAGCATATTGAACGTATTGCTTCAGTGTATCTTGAATATCGGGAGGAAGAAGGCTTCAGTAAAATCATTACCAACGAAGAGGCCGCCCGCAACGACTGGAACCTCAGCCCTTCCCGGTACGTATCGCTCAACGGCAAAGAAGAGGTTCTTCCGGTTGAAGAGGCAATTGTACAGCTTCAACAGGCGGAAGAGGAACGCCGGGCTGCGGATGCTGAGTTGAACACCATTCTAAAAAAGCTGGGTTTGGGAGGATTTGTTAATGCTTGA
- a CDS encoding M48 metallopeptidase family protein, which produces MSVEYLHESEKIPSNVSLEEAIPAAVFKAEVQTWAKRIGVEPREIHLRPMKRKWGSCSSSGRLTFNTELLTKPAAFRAEIIVHELLHLKIPNHGRLFRAVLKSYLAKWGIASA; this is translated from the coding sequence ATGAGTGTTGAGTACTTACATGAGTCTGAGAAGATACCCAGTAATGTATCTTTGGAAGAGGCTATACCGGCTGCTGTTTTCAAAGCAGAGGTGCAAACTTGGGCAAAACGAATTGGAGTTGAGCCTAGGGAAATTCATTTGCGTCCGATGAAACGGAAATGGGGAAGCTGTTCTAGCAGTGGAAGGCTTACTTTTAACACAGAATTGCTAACAAAACCGGCTGCTTTTCGAGCGGAGATAATAGTGCATGAACTTTTACATTTAAAGATACCTAATCACGGTCGTTTGTTTCGGGCAGTGCTGAAAAGTTATCTTGCGAAATGGGGGATAGCTAGCGCATAA
- a CDS encoding MBL fold metallo-hydrolase, with translation MLIDGGNNDDGSLIVNYLKQEGVKRLDHVIGTHPHEDHIGGLDVAIRNFEVGKVYLPKVAHTTKTFEDLLLAIKGKGLKVTQAKAGVKLDVGPGIEAVMLAPNNSSYDDLNNYSAVLKITYGSTSFLFTGDAEAESESEMLRTGYDLKADVLKVGHHGSSSSTTQAFLKAVSPKYAVISVGKDNKYGHPHTETLAKLAEAGIQVFRTDLQGTIVATSDGKTITFNKKASPAKERAPDDSRAAASSNPVTPPASTSSSGGVRIVGIDLKSEVVTIKNTSGVAVNLSGWKLVSQKGNQTFTFPSGIVIPAGGSLKVVSGPNAQTGPNTLLWTKRYIWNNNGDPGALYDAQGKLVSRYE, from the coding sequence ATCCTGATTGACGGCGGAAACAACGATGATGGAAGCCTGATTGTAAACTATCTCAAGCAGGAAGGCGTCAAGCGGCTTGATCACGTGATCGGCACCCATCCCCATGAAGACCACATCGGTGGCCTGGATGTCGCTATACGTAACTTTGAGGTAGGCAAAGTATACTTGCCGAAGGTTGCTCACACCACTAAAACCTTTGAAGACCTTCTGCTGGCAATCAAGGGTAAGGGTCTCAAGGTTACCCAGGCCAAAGCAGGTGTCAAACTGGATGTTGGCCCGGGTATTGAAGCGGTAATGCTTGCTCCCAACAACTCCAGCTATGACGACCTGAACAACTACAGCGCCGTATTGAAGATCACATACGGAAGCACCAGTTTCCTGTTTACAGGCGATGCAGAGGCAGAGTCTGAGAGCGAGATGCTGCGGACTGGCTATGACCTCAAGGCTGATGTCCTCAAGGTGGGCCACCACGGTAGTAGCAGTTCTACAACTCAGGCTTTTCTAAAGGCTGTGTCGCCGAAATATGCTGTTATTTCTGTAGGTAAGGATAATAAATACGGCCATCCTCACACTGAAACTTTGGCCAAACTCGCAGAAGCAGGAATACAGGTTTTCCGCACTGACCTACAAGGAACCATTGTGGCTACCAGTGATGGGAAAACCATCACCTTCAATAAGAAAGCCTCACCGGCTAAAGAGCGAGCGCCAGATGATTCTCGCGCCGCTGCTTCCTCTAATCCGGTCACGCCGCCCGCTTCTACTTCATCTTCCGGCGGCGTGAGAATAGTGGGTATAGACCTCAAGAGTGAGGTAGTTACAATCAAGAATACCAGCGGCGTAGCAGTGAACCTGTCCGGCTGGAAGCTAGTCAGTCAAAAAGGGAATCAAACCTTTACTTTTCCATCTGGAATAGTCATACCAGCCGGCGGAAGCCTGAAGGTTGTGAGCGGGCCGAATGCTCAGACTGGTCCTAATACGCTCCTATGGACTAAGAGGTATATCTGGAACAACAACGGCGACCCGGGAGCCCTCTATGATGCTCAAGGTAAGCTGGTCTCGCGTTATGAGTGA
- a CDS encoding restriction endonuclease subunit S has translation MLEMANDISNGSNISNGSKMTELGPLPEDWDVVKLEEIAEVKYGKAKPKETGNIPVVGSGGIYALTSQALVDFPSLVVGRKGTAGRVWLLESPFWPSDTTFYLAWKDSSVDYRFVYYCFQVNTLSGEHAKTTLPSLQKRDLENYVLPFPPLSEQRAIAYVLSTIQRAIEATERVIAATRELKKSLMHYLFTYGPVPLEEAERVPLKETEIGTIPEHWEVVRLGKVFEFSRKPRSLDINKCHQIPFISMEYIPDEEVYLSKYDLKVREEIKSGTFFFNGDLLIAKITPSFENGKQCIVKNLPTDFGYATTEVWPIHGTNEAEILCLFYYLKKDDIRADIASKMEGSTGRQRVPKNVLENLMIPYPPLSEQREIARILQSVDRKIETEKKRQKALKALFKTMLDLLMTGKVRVKDLEVASQ, from the coding sequence ATGCTTGAAATGGCAAATGATATTTCCAATGGGTCTAATATTTCCAATGGGTCTAAAATGACCGAACTCGGCCCTTTACCGGAAGATTGGGATGTAGTAAAGCTTGAGGAGATAGCTGAAGTTAAGTATGGGAAGGCTAAACCGAAAGAAACAGGAAATATTCCCGTAGTTGGTTCGGGTGGTATATATGCGTTAACATCCCAGGCTCTCGTCGATTTTCCTTCTTTAGTTGTTGGTCGTAAAGGTACAGCCGGAAGGGTTTGGTTATTAGAAAGCCCATTCTGGCCTTCTGACACGACGTTTTATTTAGCCTGGAAAGATAGCTCTGTAGATTACAGATTTGTTTACTATTGCTTTCAAGTCAATACTTTGTCCGGTGAACATGCTAAGACAACATTACCGAGTCTTCAAAAGCGCGATTTAGAAAACTATGTCCTCCCTTTTCCCCCTCTCTCCGAACAGCGGGCAATTGCATATGTGCTTTCTACTATTCAGCGAGCAATTGAAGCAACGGAGCGAGTAATTGCTGCCACGCGGGAACTCAAAAAGTCTCTCATGCACTACCTCTTTACTTACGGGCCGGTACCTTTGGAAGAAGCTGAACGTGTTCCGCTCAAGGAAACTGAAATTGGAACGATACCGGAGCATTGGGAAGTGGTGAGGCTGGGGAAGGTTTTCGAATTTTCTAGAAAACCAAGAAGTTTGGATATTAATAAATGTCACCAAATTCCTTTTATTTCGATGGAATATATTCCAGATGAAGAAGTTTATCTTAGTAAGTATGATCTAAAAGTACGTGAGGAAATTAAAAGTGGTACTTTCTTTTTTAATGGAGATTTATTGATTGCGAAAATTACTCCCTCCTTTGAGAATGGAAAACAGTGTATAGTGAAAAACTTACCTACGGATTTCGGGTATGCGACAACAGAAGTTTGGCCTATTCATGGAACAAATGAAGCCGAGATTTTATGTTTGTTTTATTATTTAAAGAAAGATGATATAAGGGCAGATATTGCAAGTAAAATGGAGGGAAGTACAGGACGGCAAAGAGTACCCAAAAATGTGTTAGAAAATCTTATGATTCCATACCCTCCTCTCTCTGAACAACGTGAGATTGCCCGCATCTTGCAGTCGGTTGACCGTAAAATCGAGACGGAGAAAAAACGCCAAAAAGCCCTTAAAGCCCTCTTTAAGACCATGCTTGACCTTCTTATGACAGGAAAAGTGCGGGTTAAGGATTTGGAGGTGGCTTCGCAATGA
- a CDS encoding type I restriction endonuclease subunit R translates to MKIGSERGAVQNPLIRYATEMGWHYLVPEEAERLRRGETGLILRDIFINQVQRLNPGVVDHLRAEELIKRIERISPTIEGNLAAWEYLMGLKTIYVAEEKRERNVRLIDFKNWEANTFHVTDEFRYTNGTHSIRADVVFLINGVPMLIVETKSATKLEGIAEALDQLRRYHREGPELMALLQLFTLTHLIHFYYGATWNLSRKNLFNWRDESAGQDFETLVKTFIHPQRILRVLSDYILFTRKDDELTKVVLRPHQMRAVARILKRAADKEKRRGLIWHTQGSGKTFTMITAAKKLIEEPLFENPTVLMLVDRNELETQLFGNLAACGFSSVEVARSKRHLRELLSSDRRGLIVSMIHKFEGMPANINPRHNIFVLVDEAHRTTGGDLGNYLMGALPNATYIGFTGTPIDKTAHGKGTFKIFGIDDPKGYLDKYSIAESIADGTTVPLHYTLAPNELRVDRETLEEEFLNLMEAEGVSDVEELNKILDKAVTLKNMLKNRERVERIAEYVANHYREFVEPMGYKAFLVAVDREACTLYKEALDRYLPPEYSEVVISKAHNDPPELARYHLSDEKEKRIRKSFRKPDELPKILIVTEKLLTGYDAPVLYCMYLDKPMRDHVLLQAIARVNRPYEDENGRQKPAGFVLDFVGIFEKLEKALEFDSQDVEGTIQDLDLLKEHFAQMMADARKEFLSLITDGSPDKAAEKVLEHFRDQEKRHDFYRFFKELANIYEILSPDSFLREYLGDYDQLARMYRLLRSAYEPGVSVERELTRKTARLVQEHTQSGTIKDTLDIYEINEELLEKISQSNENETVKVFNILKSIEHAVAKNVHHVPYLITIGERAEQIARAYQERQLTTQEALRQLEELIREYNEAEKARAEKNLSPDAFAVFWLLKREGVREAERAAEQMADAFTRYPHWQTSDAQNREVRKELYKTLLAAGVKEIKILAERILAVIRRVKS, encoded by the coding sequence ATGAAAATCGGCTCTGAGCGAGGTGCTGTGCAAAATCCTTTAATCCGCTATGCCACTGAAATGGGTTGGCATTATCTTGTCCCGGAGGAGGCAGAGCGGCTGCGCCGAGGTGAAACCGGCCTGATATTAAGGGACATTTTTATCAACCAAGTCCAGCGTCTTAACCCCGGCGTGGTGGACCATTTACGGGCGGAAGAGTTAATTAAACGCATTGAACGTATTTCTCCTACTATAGAAGGCAACCTTGCTGCCTGGGAGTATCTAATGGGTCTAAAAACTATTTATGTAGCGGAAGAAAAGCGTGAACGCAACGTTCGCCTGATAGACTTTAAAAACTGGGAAGCCAATACCTTTCATGTTACAGACGAATTCAGATATACTAATGGAACTCATTCCATTCGTGCTGATGTGGTCTTCCTTATAAACGGTGTGCCAATGCTGATTGTCGAAACTAAATCTGCTACCAAGTTAGAAGGTATTGCGGAAGCTCTAGATCAATTACGTCGTTACCATCGGGAAGGACCGGAACTAATGGCTCTCCTCCAGTTGTTCACTCTAACCCATCTAATCCATTTTTACTACGGGGCTACCTGGAATTTGAGTCGCAAGAACCTATTCAACTGGAGGGATGAGAGCGCCGGTCAGGATTTTGAGACTTTAGTTAAAACCTTTATTCACCCTCAGCGGATACTGCGTGTTTTGTCAGACTACATTCTTTTTACCCGCAAGGATGATGAACTGACCAAAGTCGTTTTAAGACCCCATCAGATGCGTGCGGTTGCACGGATATTGAAACGGGCCGCGGATAAAGAAAAGCGGCGGGGCCTTATCTGGCATACCCAGGGCTCCGGTAAGACTTTTACCATGATTACAGCAGCAAAAAAGTTAATAGAAGAACCGCTTTTTGAAAACCCTACCGTCCTTATGCTGGTAGACCGCAACGAATTAGAGACTCAGCTTTTTGGCAACTTGGCTGCCTGCGGGTTTAGCTCTGTAGAGGTAGCCAGGAGTAAACGTCACCTACGGGAGCTTTTATCAAGTGACAGGCGGGGACTTATTGTTAGTATGATACATAAATTCGAGGGTATGCCTGCTAATATAAATCCGCGCCACAATATCTTTGTGCTGGTGGATGAGGCCCACCGTACAACCGGCGGTGATTTAGGTAACTACTTAATGGGTGCCTTACCCAATGCCACTTACATAGGTTTTACGGGTACGCCTATCGACAAGACAGCTCACGGCAAAGGTACGTTCAAAATCTTTGGCATCGATGACCCTAAAGGTTATCTTGACAAGTACAGTATTGCCGAGTCTATTGCCGATGGTACTACCGTACCCCTTCATTATACCCTGGCGCCCAATGAACTGCGCGTGGACAGGGAAACATTAGAAGAAGAATTCTTGAATTTAATGGAAGCAGAAGGGGTTAGTGATGTTGAAGAACTCAATAAAATATTAGATAAAGCTGTAACTTTGAAGAATATGTTAAAAAACCGTGAGCGTGTAGAAAGGATCGCGGAATATGTAGCCAACCATTATCGTGAGTTTGTAGAGCCTATGGGATATAAAGCCTTTTTAGTGGCGGTAGACCGGGAAGCCTGTACCCTTTACAAAGAAGCGTTAGACCGATACTTGCCCCCTGAATATTCGGAGGTAGTCATTAGCAAGGCCCATAATGACCCCCCGGAATTGGCCCGTTATCACCTCTCAGATGAGAAGGAAAAGCGTATTCGTAAATCATTCCGCAAACCGGACGAGCTACCTAAAATACTCATCGTAACGGAAAAACTGTTGACCGGATACGATGCCCCAGTGCTTTACTGCATGTATTTAGATAAACCCATGCGAGACCATGTGCTTTTGCAGGCTATCGCCCGGGTGAACCGTCCTTACGAAGATGAAAACGGGCGTCAGAAACCGGCAGGGTTTGTACTGGATTTTGTTGGCATCTTTGAGAAGCTGGAAAAAGCGCTGGAATTTGACTCGCAGGATGTAGAAGGCACAATTCAAGATTTGGACCTGTTAAAAGAACATTTTGCCCAAATGATGGCTGATGCCCGGAAAGAATTTCTGTCATTAATTACTGACGGCTCTCCAGATAAAGCTGCGGAGAAAGTTTTGGAACACTTCCGTGACCAGGAAAAACGCCATGACTTTTACCGGTTCTTTAAGGAGTTGGCAAACATCTACGAAATTCTATCGCCTGATTCTTTCCTGCGGGAATATTTAGGTGACTACGACCAGTTGGCCAGAATGTATAGACTTTTACGCTCAGCTTATGAACCCGGTGTTAGTGTTGAGCGCGAACTTACCCGCAAGACTGCCAGGCTAGTTCAAGAGCATACACAAAGCGGTACTATAAAAGACACTCTCGACATTTATGAAATTAATGAAGAGCTTCTTGAAAAAATTAGTCAGAGTAATGAGAATGAAACTGTCAAGGTATTTAATATTCTAAAAAGTATAGAACATGCGGTTGCAAAGAATGTGCATCATGTTCCTTACCTTATTACCATTGGAGAGCGTGCTGAACAGATTGCCAGGGCTTATCAAGAACGTCAGTTAACTACCCAGGAAGCCTTGCGGCAGTTGGAAGAACTTATTAGGGAATACAATGAAGCAGAAAAAGCCCGCGCCGAAAAAAACTTATCTCCCGATGCTTTTGCCGTTTTTTGGCTTCTCAAACGTGAGGGCGTTAGGGAGGCAGAGCGTGCCGCTGAACAGATGGCAGATGCGTTCACCCGTTATCCCCATTGGCAAACAAGCGATGCTCAGAACCGTGAGGTACGAAAAGAATTATACAAGACACTTCTGGCGGCAGGGGTTAAAGAAATAAAAATACTGGCGGAGCGGATCTTAGCTGTCATCAGGAGGGTGAAATCATGA
- a CDS encoding DUF3006 domain-containing protein, which translates to MLVIDRFEGDMAVIEYNGKTFDLPRSLLPEEAKEGDVLKMSIEIDKEETEKRRKKIEKLMDELFE; encoded by the coding sequence ATGCTTGTAATTGACCGGTTTGAGGGTGATATGGCGGTAATTGAGTATAACGGCAAAACTTTTGATCTGCCGCGGAGTCTTTTGCCGGAAGAGGCTAAAGAAGGAGATGTGCTTAAAATGTCGATAGAGATTGATAAAGAGGAAACGGAAAAGCGCCGGAAGAAAATCGAAAAACTTATGGATGAGTTGTTTGAGTAA